Proteins encoded together in one Anopheles darlingi chromosome 3, idAnoDarlMG_H_01, whole genome shotgun sequence window:
- the LOC125956770 gene encoding uracil phosphoribosyltransferase homolog, with product MCSGNDENGGGSESPVLSQNPSDYGRNLKILDTNDQIKELQTIIRDKNTQRSDFKFYADRLIRLVIEESLNQLPYSDCSVVTPTGAIYDGLRYRSGNCGVSIIRSGEAMEQGLRDCCRSIRIGKILVESNAETHAAKVVYARFPDDIAHRQVLLMYPIMATGNTVIQAVNVLKDHGVKEDSIILSNLFCTPVAARMVVTAFPDLKILTSELHPVAPNHFGQKYFGTD from the exons ATGTGCAGTGGCAACGACGAGAACGGCGGTGGATCCGAGTCGCCAGTGCTGTCGCAAAATCCGAGTGATTATGGACGTAACCTGAAAATTCTGGACACAAACGACCAGATCAAGGAGCTGCAGACCATAATTCGCGACAA aaacacacagcgCAGTGACTTCAAGTTCTACGCGGACCGGTTGATCCGGTTAGTGATCGAGGAAAGCCTCAACCAACTACCCTACTCGGACTGCTCGGTCGTCACGCCAACCGGAGCCATCTACGATGGGCTACGGTATCGATCGGGGAACTGTGGTGTATCCATCATACGGTCCGGCGAGGCGATGGAACAG GGTTTACGAGATTGCTGCCGTTCGATACGGATCGGGAAGATACTGGTCGAATCGAATGCGGAAACACATGCTGCCAAGGTGGTGTACGCGCGGTTTCCGGACGATATCGCTCACCGgcaggtgctgctgatgtaccCAATCATGGCCACTGGCAACACCGTCATACAG GCAGTGAACGTATTGAAGGATCACGGCGTCAAGGAGGATTCTATCATCCTATCGAACCTATTCTGCACTCCAGTGGCCGCGAGAATGGTGGTGACGGCATTTCCTGATCTCAAGATACTTACCTCTGAGCTGCACCCGGTCGCACCGAACCACTTTGGGCAGAAGTATTTTGGTACGGATTGA